A genomic window from Colletotrichum destructivum chromosome 7, complete sequence includes:
- a CDS encoding Putative peptidoglycan binding domain-containing protein → MRQIAQIDRRNRAVTASDQAMSRTVRELMDSAQEMRRATEMIERLASELQGQQTELEIMAHKVRLKQEMMLEIIDDIAAVAENDPGNLMVELQEWRTAIVESDLITGVNDRSHEVESLLDLTSELNDR, encoded by the coding sequence ATGCGGCAGATTGCACAGATAGACAGACGTAACCGGGCTGTGACTGCTAGCGACCAGGCCATGAGCCGAACGGTGAGGGAACTAATGGACTCTGCCCAGGAGATGCGCCGCGCCACGGAGATGATCGAGAGGCTCGCGTCCGAGCTCCAGGGCCAGCAGACCGAACTGGAGATCATGGCTCACAAGGTGCGGTTGAAGCAGGAGATGATGCTCGAGATCATTGACGACATCGCCGCGGTCGCCGAGAACGACCCTGGAAACCTGATGGTCGAGCTCCAGGAGTGGAGGACTGCCATCGTCGAGTCCGACTTAATCACCGGTGTCAATGATCGCTCCCACGAGGTCGAGAGTTTGCTGGACTTGACGAGTGAGCTGAATGATCGATGA
- a CDS encoding Putative peptidase M14, carboxypeptidase A — translation MVCSCEALFNPVPRPRVFVFRIFHRVLIKQRFPFCLTVPELSSTTSFTSQFIMKASLLLGAALISLALGGALPNLTKVDYSGFKALRLTLPEGAANLTDQINELAAAILNSDSGDTLDIVSSPENVDAISQLAANTTILMEDMGASFAEEYFSTDYTAPDDNWFTAYHSYADHLTFLNDLQSSFPSHSEVFTLGKTFNGRALTGIHIWGSGVKGSKPAVVLHGTVHAREWITTLTTEYMAYQLLSKYATDPVVRAVVDKFDFYITPIANPDGFVYTQTEDRLWRKNRENVFGHYCVGRDPSRNWPFKWEFGGSDTTNPCLETFKGLAPGDSLEVKALKAQIDSLSASKGISLFLDFHSFGQYILWPFGYDCTLVGTDETSLRSLAERAAADIMAVYVTMYQVGNSCRLLKQTTGSSADYVHGVAGSKYTYTFKLRDLLTYGYSLPANQIQPTVNETWAAVLPMLQAV, via the exons ATGGTCTGTTCCTGCGAAGCTTTATTCAACCCTGTGCCGCGCCCAAGAGTTTTCGTCTTCCGGATCTTCCATCGGGTGCTTATAAAACAGAGGTTTCCCTTCTGCCTCACTGTGCCAGAGCTCTCTTCAACGACATCGTTCACGTCTCAGTTCATCATGAAGGCCTCACTCCTCTTGGGCGCCGCCCTCATCTCCTTGGCGCTGGGCGGAGCGCTTCCCAATTTGACCAAGGTAGACTACAGCGGCTTCAAGGCCCTCCGCCTTACTCTCCCTGAGGGTGCCGCGAATCTCACCGACCAGATCAATGAGCTCGCTGCAGCCATCCTCAACTCCGACTCCGGGGATACGCTCGACATCGTCTCCTCTCCCGAGAACGTCGATGCCATCAGCCAACTCGCAGCCAACACAACAATCCTTATGGAGGATATGGGCGCTTCTTTCGCCGAGGAGTATTTTTCAACCGACTATACTG CTCCCGACGATAACTGGTTCACTGCCTACCACAGCTACGCAGACCACCTGACCTTTCTCAACGACCTCCAGAGCAGCTTCCCTTCTCATTCTGAGGTCTTCACTCTCGGGAAAACGTTCAACGGTCGTGCCTTGACCGGCATTCACATCTGGGGCAGCGGAGTCAAGGGATCCAAACCCGCCGTTGTTCTTCACGGCACCGTACACGCCCGCGAATGGATCACGACCTTG ACCACTGAGTACATGGCCTACCAGCTCCTGAGCAAGTACGCCACGGACCCTGTCGTCAGGGCCGTCGTTGACAAGTTTGACTTTTATATCACTCCAATCGCCAACCCCGACG GCTTTGTTTACACCCAGACCGAAGACCGTCTGTGGCGCAAGAATCGCGAGAATGTCTTTGGCCACTATTGCGTCGGACGCGACCCCAGCCGCAACTGGCCCTTCAAGTGGGAGTTTGGAGGAAGCGATACCACCAACCCTTGCCTTGAAACCTTCAAAGGCCTTGCCCCCGGCGACTCtctcgaggtcaaggccctCAAGGCCCAGATCGACTCGCTCTCCGCCTCCAAGGGCATCTCGCTGTTCCTCGACTTTCATTCCTTTGGCCAGTATATCCTGTGGC CCTTCGGATACGATTGCACCCTCGTCGGCACGGATGAGACGTCTCTGAGGAGCCTGGCCGAacgcgctgccgccgacatcatGGCCGTGTATGTCACCATGTACCAGGTTGGCAACTCTTGCCGCCTTCTGAAGCAGACGACCGGCTCCAGCGCCGACTACGtccacggcgtcgccgggtcCAAGTACACATACACATTCAAACTCAGGGACCTGCTCACCTATGGCTACTCCCTCCCGGCCAACCAGATCCAGCCGACCGTCAACGAGACATGGGCGGCCGTCCTTCCCATGCTTCAAGCTGTGTAA